The bacterium genome includes a region encoding these proteins:
- the obgE gene encoding GTPase ObgE: MFIDRAKISVCSGSGGDGVVSFRREKYVPRGGPDGGDGGRGGSVSLAGTYGLNTLIGFRYRPRYIAHDGKLGAKQRRTGASGENLVILCPVGTQAYRLPENILVADLDEDGKRVLIARGGRGGKGNVHFATSTRQAPRISTPGGVGEAFELQLELKLIADVGLAGMPNAGKSSILARLTNARPEIAAYPFTTLEPQLGVVRLDTEREFVVADLPGLIEGAHRGVGLGDRFLRHVRRARLLLHLVDAAAVEGRAPLKDYQAINAELQAYDPQVAALPQMVVLTKLDLPAARENLPRLQEELARRGEPGLAISAATGEGLPELLNATFRRLQQARPAALTEAPDLYEELPLPPERPLEVQRLAEGAWEASGTEVERIMLQSDFSTRDASRYFHHRLGRAGLFRALSQAGLRDGATVRIAEQE; this comes from the coding sequence ATGTTCATAGACCGGGCCAAGATTTCCGTGTGCAGCGGTTCGGGCGGCGACGGCGTCGTCAGCTTCCGCCGGGAGAAGTACGTCCCCCGGGGCGGTCCCGACGGCGGAGACGGCGGCCGCGGCGGTTCGGTCTCCCTCGCGGGCACCTACGGACTCAACACTCTCATCGGTTTCCGCTACCGGCCGAGGTATATCGCACACGACGGCAAGCTCGGTGCCAAGCAGCGTCGGACGGGCGCCTCGGGGGAGAACCTGGTCATTCTCTGCCCCGTGGGCACCCAGGCGTACCGCCTGCCCGAGAACATCCTCGTGGCCGATCTCGACGAGGACGGCAAGCGGGTTCTCATCGCCCGAGGCGGCCGCGGCGGAAAGGGCAACGTCCACTTCGCCACCTCGACGAGACAGGCCCCGCGCATCTCCACCCCCGGCGGGGTGGGGGAAGCCTTCGAGCTCCAGCTCGAGTTGAAGCTCATCGCCGACGTGGGGCTGGCCGGGATGCCCAACGCCGGCAAGTCCTCCATCCTCGCACGGCTCACAAACGCCCGGCCCGAGATCGCCGCCTACCCCTTCACCACCCTGGAACCGCAACTGGGCGTGGTGCGCCTGGATACGGAGCGGGAGTTCGTGGTGGCGGACCTGCCGGGGCTGATCGAGGGCGCCCACCGGGGCGTGGGGCTGGGAGACCGCTTCCTGCGCCACGTGCGGCGAGCGCGGCTGCTGCTGCACCTGGTGGACGCCGCCGCGGTGGAGGGCCGGGCCCCCCTGAAGGACTACCAGGCGATCAACGCGGAACTGCAGGCCTATGACCCCCAGGTGGCGGCGCTGCCGCAGATGGTGGTCCTCACCAAGCTGGACCTGCCCGCCGCCCGGGAGAACCTGCCGCGCTTGCAGGAGGAACTCGCCCGCCGGGGCGAGCCCGGCCTGGCGATCTCCGCCGCCACCGGGGAGGGGCTGCCGGAGTTGCTCAACGCGACCTTCCGGCGCCTGCAGCAGGCCCGGCCCGCAGCGTTGACCGAGGCGCCCGATCTGTACGAGGAGCTGCCGCTGCCCCCCGAGCGGCCCCTGGAGGTGCAGCGGCTGGCGGAGGGCGCGTGGGAGGCCAGCGGCACGGAGGTGGAGCGCATCATGCTGCAGAGCGACTTCTCCACCCGCGACGCCAGCCGGTACTTCCACCACCGCCTGGGGCGCGCGGGCCTATTTCGGGCGCTGAGCCAGGCTGGGCTGCGCGACGGGGCCACGGTGCGCATCGCGGAGCAAGAGC
- the rpmA gene encoding 50S ribosomal protein L27: MAHKKAGGSSRNGRDSESKRLGCKRFAGQFVTGGSILVRQRGTEFFPGPGAGLGRDNTVFALFDGVVDYYRRRDRRYISVTVR; this comes from the coding sequence ATGGCTCACAAGAAAGCGGGCGGCTCTTCCAGGAACGGACGCGATTCAGAGTCCAAGCGGCTCGGGTGCAAGCGCTTCGCGGGGCAATTCGTCACCGGCGGGTCCATCCTCGTCCGGCAGCGGGGGACGGAGTTCTTCCCCGGCCCCGGCGCCGGTTTGGGGAGGGACAACACCGTGTTCGCCCTCTTCGACGGCGTGGTGGACTACTACCGCCGCCGCGACCGCCGCTACATCTCCGTGACGGTCAGGTGA